Genomic window (Egicoccus halophilus):
CTCGGTGGTCTGTTCGAGATCAACCCGGTGTGGCTCTACGGCACCTACGAGCCCTACGAGGTCTTCGCCCCGGCCCAGCCCGACTGGTACATGGGCTGGACCGAGGGACTCGTGCGCCTGTGGCCGGCGTGGGAGTGGACGATCCTCGGGGTCACGATCACCTCGACGTTCCTGCCGGCGGTCGGCCTCGGCGGCGTCATCTTCACGGTGCTGTTCGCCTGGCCCTGGATCGACAAGAAGTGGGTCGGCAAGGACGACCTGGAGCACCACCTGCTGCAGCGTCCGCGGGACAACCCGCTTCGCACCGGTATCGGCGTCGCAGCGCTGACGTTGATGGGGGTGATCTTCGTCGCTGGTTCCAACGACGTCATCGCGTCCAACCTCGAGATGGGCCTGCAGACGCTGACCGTCCTGCTGCGCTGGGCCTGCTTCGTGCTCCCGCCGATCACCGGCTTCATCGCCTTCCGCATCGCCCGGTCGCTGCAGCGGGGCGAACAACCGGCGCCGGCGCGGGAGCCCTCCCCGGTGGAGTCGGCGTGAGGTGACGGCGTTCCACCGCTACCTCGGGACCCTGCTCGTCGCCCTGTTCGCGGTCATCCTCGTGTGGGGGCTGACCCTGCGGCTCCTGCGGCGTGAGGAGGGGCCCGACGCCCTGTACGCCGTCCAGCACTGGACCGAGAACCTGTTGGTCGTGCAGACCGTGGTCGGGGTCGTGCTGCTGGTGCTCGGCCGGCGCGTGTTCACGCAGCCCGACGCCTGGCTGCACTACCTGTACGGCTCGCTGTTCCCGCTCATCGCCGTGGTCGGTGGACGCATCGCGGCACTGCGTCGTGAGCGCTACGCCTACCTCGGCATGGCCTGGGGTTCGCTGTTCGCGCTCGGCCTGACGTTGCGCGCGTTGCAGACCGGCTGCGGCTACACGATGGGCGAGATCGCCCGCTGTCTGCGGCTGACCTGAACGCCGCGCCGGGAGCCGCCGGGGCCGGGAAGCCGGCGGCGACCGGGAAGCCGGTGGCCACCGCCCGCGTTGCTTGCTGACACCACCGTCCCACAACCGAGGAGTCCGTCATGACCCTGCGCTTCGGCATCACCTTCGACTACCTGTGTCCGTTCGCCCGCAACGCCAACGAGCACGTGGTCACCGCCCTGCGCGCCGGCGCGGACTGGGACGTCGACTTCGTGCCCTACAGCCTGGCCCAGGGCCACGTCGAGGAGGGCCAGCCCGACGTCTGGGAACTCGAGGATCCCGACACGGCCTCGGGCATCCTGGCGCTGCAGGCCGGCCTGGTCGTGCGCGACCAGCACCCCGAGCAGTTCCCCGCCGCCCACGAGGCACTGTTCGCCGCCCGTCACGACCTCGGTGGGGACCTCAAGGACCCGCAGGTGGTCGCCGACGCCCTCGGGCGTGCCGGCGTCGACGCCGAGGCCGTGTTCACCACCGTGCGCGAGGGCGAGGTCCTCGCCCAGCTGCGCAAGGAGCACGACGCCGGGGTCGCCGACCACGCCGTGTGGGGCGTGCCGACGTTCATCGCCGGTGGTCGTGCGGTGTTCGTCCGCCTGATGGACCGCCCCGAGGGCGACGCCGAGCGGGCGACGCGCAGCATCGAGCAGGTGGTCGACCTGGTCGTCAACGCGCCGATGCTGCACGAGTTCAAGCAGACCGACCTGCCGCGCTGACGTCGCTCGCGCCGGCGTCGTCGGTCAGCCGCCGAGGATCTGTCGCGCCCGCTCGACATCGTCGGAGACGACCACGAGGTGGCTGCCGGCGGCGATGTAGGCCTGTTCGATGTTGACCCCGGCATCGGCGAGGCGCCGGCAGGCGTCGCCGAGCTGCCCGGGCGCGTCGGGCAGGGCGGCCACCGCCACGTCACGGGACGCCTTGACCTCGAAGCCGGCCTCCCGCAGCACCTGTACCGCGTCGTCGGCCCGGTCGACCAGGACGTGCACCAGGCCCTTGCCGCGGCCGGTGAAGGCGCTGATGGCCTCGATGTTGATGTCGGCGGTGCCGAGCGTCTCCCCGAGGCGGGCCAGGACGCCGGGCTCGTCGTCGGGGATGATCACCAGGTCCTTGCGCACCACAGCCTCGCCGTTCGGGAAGACGTCAGGCTAGTCGCCGACACCCGTGCACCGCGCGACGCGGCCGATCCGGACCAGGATGCGGACCAGGACGGCGCCGCGGGTGGACGCCGCCCGGAACGCGCGCGAGACCGCGTTCGGGGGTCCGGCGCGACGTTGCTACACTGCGCGCCGCGCTCGACGCGAGGCGCTCGGGCACGATCCGACGCCACCTTCCGGGGTAGCTCAGTTGGCAGAGCGTTCGACTGTTAATCGAAATGTCGCCGGTTCGAGCCCGGCCCCCGGAGCTTGACGCAGCGTGACACGACGGCCGCCCCCCGGGCGGCCGTCGTCGTCTGGTGGCGCGCAGACGCGCGGCGTCGCCAGGCGTCGCACCGAGCGGAGCGGCTCGCGCGGAGCGGGCGTCAGGCCGGGCGGGTGAGCACGAGCTTGCCGAACAGCTCACCGTCGACCATGCGGGAGAAGGCCTCGCGGCCGTCCTCCATCGGCAGCACGTCGTCGATCAGCGGACGCACCCCGGTCGCGTCGAGCAGCCGGACCAGCCGCACGAGCTCCTCACGGGTACCCATGGTGGAGCCGATCACCCGCAACTGGCGGTAGAACACCCGGGCCAGGTCGGCCGGCGGGTCGAACCCGGACGTCGCCCCGGCCACGACCACGACCCCGCCGGGCTCCAGCGCCCGCAGCGAGTGCTTCCAGGTCGCCTCACCGACGGTCTCGAGCACCGCGTCGACCCGGGCCGGCAGCCGCTCCCCCGCCGGCACGCCGACGTGCGCGCCGAGCTCCCGTGCGCGCTCGAGCTTGGTCTCGTCGCGACTGGTGACGCTGACGTGCAACCCGGCGGCACGCGCGAGCAGGATCGCCGCCGTCGCCACGCCTCCGCCGGCGCCCTGGATCAGCACCCGGTCCCCGGGGCGCAGCTCCCCGCGGGTGAACAGCATCCGGTAGGCCGTCAGGTACGCCGTCGGCAGGCACGCGGCCTGCTCGAAGCCGAGTTCCGCCGGCTTGTCGACGAGGTTGCGCGACGGGACGGCGACCCGGTCGGCGAAGGTGCCGTCGTAGCGTTCCGACAGGATGTTGAAGTCGCCGGCGAGCGTCTCGTCGCCGCCGGGCGTGGCGATCACCGCATGGACGATCACCTCACGACCGTCGTCGGTGACGCCGGCGGCGTCGCAGCCGAGCACCACCGGGAACCGCTCGGGGTCGACGCCGACCCCACGCAGGGTCCACACGTCGTGGTGGTTGAGCGCGGCGGCGCGGACCCGGACCGTCTCCCAGCCGGGTGGCGGTGACGGCTCGGGGTGGTCCCCGAGCGCGAGACCCGCGAGCGGGTCGTCCGGGTTGGCGGCCGTGGCGGTGAGCGCGAACATGGGGCCACCCTAGACGCCACCACGCGACCTGCCGCAAGCCCGCGGCGACGTCGGGTCGTGGCCGCTGGACCGAGGAGCCGCTGTGGAACTCGTCTTCGGGACCACCCGCGTGGTCGCGCTCGCCGGCGACCTGACCGCCCAGGCGGTCGACGTGGTCGTCAACGCCGCCAACGTCGAGCTGCGCCACGGTGGTGGGGTGGCCGCGGCGATCGCCCGCGCCGCCGGCCCGTCGCTGCAGGCCGCGTCCGACGCCTGGGTCGCCGAGCACGGGCCGCTGCGCGAGGGCGACGCCGCGGTCACGGATGCCGGTGCGCTCACCGCGGACCTGGTGGTGCACGTCGCCGGACCGGTGTACGACCCCGAGCGTGACGACAACGCCGCGCGACTCGCGGCGGCGGTCGTCGCCGCGCTGGACGCGACCGCCGACAGCGGCCGACGCACGGTGGCGTTCCCCGCCATCTCGGCCGGCATCTACGGCTACCCCCGGGACCGTGCGACCCGGGTGCTGGTCACGGCGGTGATCGACTGGGTCGCCGCGCACCCGGGCGTGCTCGACGAGGTGCGCCTGGTCGGGTTCGACGACGGCGCCGCCGCCGACTTCGGCCGTGCCCTCACCGACCGCTGAACCGCTGCGTCGCGTCGCGACCCCCGGTCACGGCGACGGGAGGTGGTGGGCGGGGCCGGTGGCGACCGGGCGTTGGCCGGCCAGCACCGCCTCGACGAGGTCGGCGGCGACCGCCACCCCGAGCACGGCCGCCTGCTGCGCCAGGAGCCCCGCCACCGCCCGCGCCCGCCGGTCGTGCAGCAGACGCTCCACGGCCCGACGCAGCCGCGCCGGCGTGCAGCGACGCGGCGCGACCACCCGCCCCGCACCGACGTCACGCAGCCGCGCTGCCGCCTCGAACTGGTCACCCGCCTGGGGTACGACGACCATCGGGACGCCGGCGGCAGCCGCTTTGGACAGAAACCCCCCGCCGCCGGGCGCGACCGCGACGTCCGCGACCGCCAGCAACGGGACGTGCGGTCCGCGGCCGACGACGAGGCGCCGGCCCACCTGCGGCGGCACGGCCGTCGAGGTGACGACCACCCGGACGTCGCGGTCGCGCAGTGCCTCGATCGCGACCGCGCCGAGGCCGCCGACACCTCCCTGGGCCGTGGAGTCGGTGACCACCACGAGCGGCGCGTCGCCCGAGGGCGCCGGCAGCGGCGGCAGGTCGGGCTCGACGGCCAGGGGGCCGACGACGTGCGCGTCGGCGGGCCAGTCGCGACGGGGACGTTCCAACGCGGGCACCGTCGCCACCAGCCGCACCACGGGAGCGCCCG
Coding sequences:
- a CDS encoding DsbA family protein produces the protein MTLRFGITFDYLCPFARNANEHVVTALRAGADWDVDFVPYSLAQGHVEEGQPDVWELEDPDTASGILALQAGLVVRDQHPEQFPAAHEALFAARHDLGGDLKDPQVVADALGRAGVDAEAVFTTVREGEVLAQLRKEHDAGVADHAVWGVPTFIAGGRAVFVRLMDRPEGDAERATRSIEQVVDLVVNAPMLHEFKQTDLPR
- a CDS encoding ACT domain-containing protein, whose amino-acid sequence is MRKDLVIIPDDEPGVLARLGETLGTADINIEAISAFTGRGKGLVHVLVDRADDAVQVLREAGFEVKASRDVAVAALPDAPGQLGDACRRLADAGVNIEQAYIAAGSHLVVVSDDVERARQILGG
- a CDS encoding zinc-binding dehydrogenase; the protein is MFALTATAANPDDPLAGLALGDHPEPSPPPGWETVRVRAAALNHHDVWTLRGVGVDPERFPVVLGCDAAGVTDDGREVIVHAVIATPGGDETLAGDFNILSERYDGTFADRVAVPSRNLVDKPAELGFEQAACLPTAYLTAYRMLFTRGELRPGDRVLIQGAGGGVATAAILLARAAGLHVSVTSRDETKLERARELGAHVGVPAGERLPARVDAVLETVGEATWKHSLRALEPGGVVVVAGATSGFDPPADLARVFYRQLRVIGSTMGTREELVRLVRLLDATGVRPLIDDVLPMEDGREAFSRMVDGELFGKLVLTRPA
- a CDS encoding macro domain-containing protein, with protein sequence MELVFGTTRVVALAGDLTAQAVDVVVNAANVELRHGGGVAAAIARAAGPSLQAASDAWVAEHGPLREGDAAVTDAGALTADLVVHVAGPVYDPERDDNAARLAAAVVAALDATADSGRRTVAFPAISAGIYGYPRDRATRVLVTAVIDWVAAHPGVLDEVRLVGFDDGAAADFGRALTDR
- a CDS encoding glycosyltransferase, which translates into the protein MSGPDAGHALPALGVAGALAGRGHEVVFVGGGAYAGLAARHGCRFATLPRLAPTPGDVDFGHRLWVHGARMAVPLAASLRDWGTDLVVSDVLTRAGAFAADLRDLPWVETIPHHLPDPAPDLPPVGAGRRLAHTPLRRRANRRVFDAQQRSLATGREQAHAAARDIGLEAPGAPVVRLVATVPALERPRRDWPADAHVVGPLAVEPDLPPLPAPSGDAPLVVVTDSTAQGGVGGLGAVAIEALRDRDVRVVVTSTAVPPQVGRRLVVGRGPHVPLLAVADVAVAPGGGGFLSKAAAAGVPMVVVPQAGDQFEAAARLRDVGAGRVVAPRRCTPARLRRAVERLLHDRRARAVAGLLAQQAAVLGVAVAADLVEAVLAGQRPVATGPAHHLPSP